The Acetomicrobium flavidum genome window below encodes:
- a CDS encoding S1 RNA-binding domain-containing protein, which translates to MSNGQETTTSVKVNEVVKCVVEKITPYGAFVKLENGQRGMIHISEIAQGYVKKVEDVLSLGQEVEAKVIKIDERGRIDLSLKALHSSAAGDGEVRSSHQQHGEDDFEKKLMKFMKLSDEKISDLYQKLGDTKKSGKRKASNKR; encoded by the coding sequence ATGAGCAACGGGCAAGAAACGACCACCTCGGTGAAGGTCAATGAAGTGGTTAAATGTGTGGTGGAGAAGATAACTCCCTATGGAGCTTTTGTAAAGCTTGAGAATGGACAAAGGGGAATGATACATATATCCGAAATAGCTCAAGGGTATGTAAAGAAGGTCGAAGATGTTTTAAGCTTAGGACAAGAAGTTGAGGCTAAGGTGATAAAGATCGACGAGAGAGGTCGTATCGATCTTTCGCTTAAGGCGCTTCATTCTTCCGCTGCTGGCGATGGTGAAGTCAGATCTTCCCACCAACAGCACGGCGAGGATGATTTCGAAAAGAAGCTCATGAAGTTCATGAAGCTGAGCGATGAGAAGATCTCCGATCTGTATCAAAAATTGGGCGATACCAAAAAAAGCGGAAAGCGTAAGGCCAGCAACAAAAGATAA